The following proteins come from a genomic window of Doryrhamphus excisus isolate RoL2022-K1 chromosome 12, RoL_Dexc_1.0, whole genome shotgun sequence:
- the LOC131139606 gene encoding protein PIGBOS1, translating into MFRQKIPFTQMAFAAVLGVAGGFYIYRPYYDTVTKITTQQQQNQDMTQKDNVPDGKKSKCTNEQQE; encoded by the coding sequence ATGTTTCGACAGAAAATACCTTTCACACAGATGGCCTTTGCCGCAGTGCTTGGAGTTGCGGGTGGTTTCTACATCTACAGACCCTACTACGACACAGTGACAAAGatcacaacacagcagcagcaaaacCAGGATATGACACAAAAGGACAATGTACCTGATGGAAAGAAATCTAAGTGCACTAATGAACAgcaagaataa
- the rab27a gene encoding ras-related protein Rab-27A codes for MSDGEYDYLIKFLALGDSGVGKTSFLYQYTDGKFNSKFITTVGIDFREKRVIYKSTGPDGSSDRSQKIHMQLWDTAGQERFRSLTTAFFRDAMGFLLLFDLTSEQSFLNVRNWMSQLQVHAYCENPDVILCGNKCDLSEQRVVREDEARELAEKYGIPYFETSAANGQNVNEAVDILLDLIMKRMERCVDKSWIPDGTFRTNGPNNADLADSSNKGKCAC; via the exons ATGTCTGATGGGGAATATGATTACCTCATCAAGTTCCTAGCCCTGGGTGACTCTGGTGTGGGAAAAACTAGTTTCCTCTACCAATACACTGATGgcaagttcaattccaagtTCATCACCACAGTTGGAATCGACTTCAGAGAAAAACGAGTG ATATACAAATCTACTGGTCCTGATGGCTCATCAGATCGAAGTCAGAAGATCCACATGCAGCTGTGGGACACCGCAGGACAGGAAAG gtttCGGAGTTTGACCACTGCCTTTTTCAGGGATGCTATGGGTTTTCTTCTGCTGTTTGACCTCACCAGTGAACAAAGTTTCCTCAATGTCCGAAACTGGATGA GCCAGTTACAAGTGCACGCCTACTGCGAAAACCCAGACGTGATTCTGTGTGGCAACAAATGTGACCTGTCTGAACAAAGAGTCGTGAGGGAGGATGAAGCCCGAGAACTGGCAGAAAAGTACGG AATCCCTTACTTTGAGACGAGTGCGGCAAATGGCCAGAACGTCAACGAGGCTGTGGACATCCTACTCGACCTCATCATGAAGAGGATGGAACGATGTGTGGACAAGTCCTGGATCCCTGATGGCACCTTCAGAACCAATGGACCCAACAATGCAGACTTGGCAGACAGCTCAAACAAAGGCAAATGTGCATGTTAA
- the vrk3 gene encoding inactive serine/threonine-protein kinase VRK3 isoform X1, translating into MEDSTRVTFRFCPQCGTKLQSDFKFCPSCGKKIPCSVDTSEREDTSAPTNISPSKVDEAGKESIDSQDSTEVHGCLNSSTVSPRPALRKTRKSYRLNRVLKLNVNEAPPSKTQVRGKARLLPPVEEGEKSDKATVDVASGASPKSKALSKAKKPKHTVALQTLENGTEMTDKSGRKWTVMQLLSQSVTEFVYQVVQKGSKKSTPSESSYILKMGAKDGRIFNEQNFLQRAAKPSSVEKWIKQQNMDLLGIPTCAGFGLYTDSYRFLIFSSIGQSLPSVMQDKLLPEKTVLHLTCRLLDVLHYIHSNEYVHCDVKAENIYIQSGQATQVYLVGYSHAFRYCPSGKHVEYAEGRRALPEGSLDFISLDAHKGVAPSRRSDLQSLGYCMLHWHTGVLPWSTLTDPDKVAALKQRYMDDVPALLSHCFGQKRDSSAFLSYLTAVANLQYTEQPNYSELRAKLSAALTQLSGHLDEPLVF; encoded by the exons ATGGAGGACTCGACAAG GGTGACTTTCCGTTTCTGCCCACAGTGTGGCACAAAACTGCAGAGCGATTTTAAATTTTGTCCTTCGTGCGGGAAGAAGATCCCCTGTTCTGTTGATACATCAGAACGAGAAGACACCTCAGCTCCTACAAACATCTCTCCTTCTAAAGTCGATGAAGCCGGTAAAGAGTCCATCGACTCTCAGGACTCCACAGAGG TACATGGATGTTTAAATTCAAGTACAGTCTCTCCTCGTCCTGCACTGCGAAAGACTCGTAAATCCTACCGTCTGAACAGAGTGCTCAAATTAAATGTGAATGAAGCCCCTCCCTCCAAGACACAAG TTAGAGGAAAGGCGAGACTCTTACCGCCTGTGGAAGAAGGAGAGAAATCAGACAAAGCCACAGTAGACGTCGCTAGTGGTGCTTCACCAAAATCCAAAGCTCTTTCCAAGG CCAAGAAGCCGAAGCACACGGTCGCTTTGCAGACGCTCGAGAACGGCACGGAGATGACGGACAAGTCAGGCCGGAAGTGGACAGTGATGCAGCTGCTCAGTCAGAGCGTGACGGAGTTTGTGTATCAAG TTGTACAAAAAGGGTCCAAAAAGTCCACCCCCAGTGAATCCAGTTACATCCTCAAAATG GGAGCTAAAGACGGAAGAATCTTCAATGAGCAGAACTTTCTGCAGAGGGCTGCAAAACCTTCATCTG TGGAAAAGTGGATCAAGCAGCAAAACATGGACTTGCTTGGAATTCCTACCTGTGCCGGTTTTGGTTTGTACACAGATTCTTACAG GTTCTTGATTTTCTCCTCCATTGGCCAGTCTCTGCCATCTGTCATGCAGGACAAGCTTCTTCCAGAGAAGACCGTTCTCCATCTCACCTGCAGATTA CTGGATGTGCTTCACTACATCCATTCTAACGAGTATGTTCACTGTGATGTGAAGGCTGAAAACATCTACATCCAATCAGGACAGGCCACACAG GTATATTTGGTTGGATACTCCCACGCCTTCAGGTACTGTCCCAGTGGAAAACATGTGGAGTATGCCGAAGGCAGAAGAGCGCTACCTGAGGGCTCTCTGGACTTTATCAGCTTGGACGCTCATAAAGGAGTTG CTCCGTCGCGCCGCAGTGATCTACAGTCTCTAGGCTACTGCATGCTGCATTGGCACACGGGGGTGTTGCCATGGAGCACCCTCACCGACCCGGACAAGGTGGCCGCCCTTAAACAGAG GTACATGGATGACGTTCCAGCACTGTTGAGTCACTGCTTTGGGCAGAAGAGAGATTCCA gtGCATTTCTGAGCTACCTGACCGCAGTTGCGAATCTGCAGTACACAGAGCAGCCCAACTATTCTGAGCTGAGAGCCAAGCTCAGTGCAGCTTTGACTCAGCTGAGCGGGCATCTGGACGAACCTCTCGTCTTTTAG
- the vrk3 gene encoding inactive serine/threonine-protein kinase VRK3 isoform X2: MEDSTRVTFRFCPQCGTKLQSDFKFCPSCGKKIPCSVDTSEREDTSAPTNISPSKVDEAGKESIDSQDSTEVRGKARLLPPVEEGEKSDKATVDVASGASPKSKALSKAKKPKHTVALQTLENGTEMTDKSGRKWTVMQLLSQSVTEFVYQVVQKGSKKSTPSESSYILKMGAKDGRIFNEQNFLQRAAKPSSVEKWIKQQNMDLLGIPTCAGFGLYTDSYRFLIFSSIGQSLPSVMQDKLLPEKTVLHLTCRLLDVLHYIHSNEYVHCDVKAENIYIQSGQATQVYLVGYSHAFRYCPSGKHVEYAEGRRALPEGSLDFISLDAHKGVAPSRRSDLQSLGYCMLHWHTGVLPWSTLTDPDKVAALKQRYMDDVPALLSHCFGQKRDSSAFLSYLTAVANLQYTEQPNYSELRAKLSAALTQLSGHLDEPLVF; this comes from the exons ATGGAGGACTCGACAAG GGTGACTTTCCGTTTCTGCCCACAGTGTGGCACAAAACTGCAGAGCGATTTTAAATTTTGTCCTTCGTGCGGGAAGAAGATCCCCTGTTCTGTTGATACATCAGAACGAGAAGACACCTCAGCTCCTACAAACATCTCTCCTTCTAAAGTCGATGAAGCCGGTAAAGAGTCCATCGACTCTCAGGACTCCACAGAGG TTAGAGGAAAGGCGAGACTCTTACCGCCTGTGGAAGAAGGAGAGAAATCAGACAAAGCCACAGTAGACGTCGCTAGTGGTGCTTCACCAAAATCCAAAGCTCTTTCCAAGG CCAAGAAGCCGAAGCACACGGTCGCTTTGCAGACGCTCGAGAACGGCACGGAGATGACGGACAAGTCAGGCCGGAAGTGGACAGTGATGCAGCTGCTCAGTCAGAGCGTGACGGAGTTTGTGTATCAAG TTGTACAAAAAGGGTCCAAAAAGTCCACCCCCAGTGAATCCAGTTACATCCTCAAAATG GGAGCTAAAGACGGAAGAATCTTCAATGAGCAGAACTTTCTGCAGAGGGCTGCAAAACCTTCATCTG TGGAAAAGTGGATCAAGCAGCAAAACATGGACTTGCTTGGAATTCCTACCTGTGCCGGTTTTGGTTTGTACACAGATTCTTACAG GTTCTTGATTTTCTCCTCCATTGGCCAGTCTCTGCCATCTGTCATGCAGGACAAGCTTCTTCCAGAGAAGACCGTTCTCCATCTCACCTGCAGATTA CTGGATGTGCTTCACTACATCCATTCTAACGAGTATGTTCACTGTGATGTGAAGGCTGAAAACATCTACATCCAATCAGGACAGGCCACACAG GTATATTTGGTTGGATACTCCCACGCCTTCAGGTACTGTCCCAGTGGAAAACATGTGGAGTATGCCGAAGGCAGAAGAGCGCTACCTGAGGGCTCTCTGGACTTTATCAGCTTGGACGCTCATAAAGGAGTTG CTCCGTCGCGCCGCAGTGATCTACAGTCTCTAGGCTACTGCATGCTGCATTGGCACACGGGGGTGTTGCCATGGAGCACCCTCACCGACCCGGACAAGGTGGCCGCCCTTAAACAGAG GTACATGGATGACGTTCCAGCACTGTTGAGTCACTGCTTTGGGCAGAAGAGAGATTCCA gtGCATTTCTGAGCTACCTGACCGCAGTTGCGAATCTGCAGTACACAGAGCAGCCCAACTATTCTGAGCTGAGAGCCAAGCTCAGTGCAGCTTTGACTCAGCTGAGCGGGCATCTGGACGAACCTCTCGTCTTTTAG